From the Xylella fastidiosa genome, the window AAAGGTCGTTGGCGAATAGGTCCGCCGTAAAGGGCTGGTTCCACATCGGGTTGGCCACCACGATGTCGTGGCTGGGGATTTTGCCGTTGGCTGCGCGAAACTTTGGGTTGATCATGGTGTCGCCGCGGGCGAGTTCGGCCTCCATATCGTGGATGATTGCGTTCATTTGCGCGATGGCGTAGTTGTCTGCCTGGAGTTCCTGGCCGGACAACTTCACTGGGACGCGGCTGGTGGGGTCAAGTTCGTGGGCAGACGATCTGCAGTTTGATGAGTAACCCGCCTGAGTCGCACGCATAGTCGTGACAGGCGTCGCCTGACTTGGGGCGCAGGATGTGTGCCATCAAAAAGCCCACCTTGGTTGGGGTGAAGAACTCGCCGGCACTCTGTCCGGAACCTTCGGCGAATTTGCGTAGTAGGTATGCGTAGGCGCGGCCGAGGAAATCAGGGTGTACGTGGGCGAGTCCGAGGTGGTAGCGCAGGTCGGAGAATGTTTCGACCACGCCGCGCAGCTTGGCCGGATTGATGTCGCCTTCGCTGTTACGTTCGACGGCGAAGTCCACGATGTCGATTACATCGGAGAGTGTCGGGTTCTGTTTGATCACTGCACGGACGGCTTTAGTGAGGTGCTCGCCGATGTCGCGTGGCGCGGTTGGACGGTCGTCTTCATCCAGCGGCCAGTTGAACGACTTACGCCCGCTGATCACCGTCCACCGAGCCTGCGGGGGCAGGTAGAACCGCAGCAGTGAGTGGTCCGATTCGGCAATTTCCAGGGCGGTGGCACAATCGCCGTATTCCTCGGCGAGCCGTGTGATTTTGTCGTCGAAAACATCGGACAGCCGCTTCAGGAAGAGTAAGGGCAGCAGGTAATCCTTGAACTTAGCTGCGTCCTTCTCGCCGCGGATCGAGCAGGCGGCATCCCACAGCATCTGCTCCATCGGTTTGGTTGTGGGCGTGGCCGTCGCCGCTCGCCCCGTGCGCCGCCGCGTCACTTGTGCGGCGGCTTCGGCTGGCGGGGGGCTTTCGGTCCCTTGGACCCCCGCTTCCTGCGCTAGAGCAAGGGTGGTTTGCATGCGCTGCATGCTGAGGTGTGTTGCCGCCACTTTCCCAGCGGTTGACCGTGGTGAAGCAGACGCCTAGGCGCTTGGCAAGTTGTTTCTGGGTGAGGTTCAAGGCGGCGCGCGTAGCGCGGAGGATCGCAGGGAAATCTATGTGATATGTCAGTTTGTGATGTTTGATCACTGTGTCAAACAGTGTGTTGCGCGGCAGGTCACGGTGTTGGGCGAGCTTCGAAGGGGTAGGCAGATGAGTAGGAGCCGATGCGATGTGGCTGTGGTGTCTCACAGGGTCGATGTGCATGGATGTGGTCGATCTATGCGGTGCCGACGAAGCCAGTGATGAGACTTGCCTGATGGATGGAAACAAGAAGATCTGGGGCGTCCACGTCATGATATACGCCGATGTTGACGCGCTCTACCGGGTTGGCTGTGTCTGCGCGGGGAAGAGGAGCGGCGGCGATAGACCACGTTGATGTGAAGGTTGGCTACGGTATCGATTCATCCGCTGATCAAGGTGGCTGGACCGCAAGTGGCGGGTTCCAGCCAAGGGCAACCTGTTCCTGAATGTCAGGGGCTACACCTTGGAGGTTTACAAGATCAAGACGGGACGCTAGGGAGATCGCATCGGTAGCCGATGTGGTCACCGGACCTATGCGGTTCTGGACGAGGCGAAGCTAGCGCTGTTCGACGACGTTTGTGCGATGCCTCAGGAGGATGACCGGCGATAGGTTGCTGGCTGATGGGGCGGCGGGAGCCATTGCGTGTTAGTTGTGAGGGTTGCAGTTCTCTAAAGTGCAGACCCTATCGCCTGTTGAGTGAGTGAAACCAATGTGGAGGAGTGCCCTATCAGGCTGTGAGTGACGTCTGGGGACGCGCATGGTAATCCAAAGGCACGCTTTGGCGCTGCCTTAAATGTCACGCGTGTTTGGTAAGTAGGTCGTGGATTTTCATACCGCAGTACTGGAGTGCAATCAGGTGACTCTCTTTCTGGCCTTTATACGGTGCTGGAGCTGGGGGGGGGACTCGGTTCTAGAGCTGTAACGTTCATTAAATAAATTCTCTGCCATGAATCATTCGAAGTTATTGAATGAATGACGTATAGAGCAAGATCAGCGGGCCAATGATTGTCGCGGTAAGGGGCGTTGGATGGCGATTGTGGTGAGTATTGCTGTGATTCACTTGATGGTTGCTGTGGTGTGGTGGCGTACCCAGGGGGTTATTTTGGTGCAGCGCGTGACGGCAATATCGTCACGTTCTAGTGCAGCAACGCCGCTGCTGCAAGGGACGGGCTATGTGATCGCGAGACGGCAAGCGACGGTTTCGGCGCAGGTCAGCGGCGTTTTGGTTCAGTTATTCATTGAAGAGGGTGACACGGTCAAGGCCGGGCAAGTGATTGCGCGTTTTGATGATAGTGCGCTGCGTACTGAATTCAACACAGCTGTGGTCAGTGTCGAAGCAGCCGCGGCGTAGGTGGGGCAGTTCCAGGCGTAATTGGTGCAGGCTGAGGCTGAGGCGCGCCGCGCCAGCGAGTTGTCCAGTGTCGGTGTGCTCAGTAAGTAGGCAGCGGAGCAGTCGCGTACCGCGGTGACCACGCTTAAAGCGCATAAAGCGCAGCTTGAAGCAAGTCGCAAGGTGGCCGATGTGGCGCGGGCGCAGGTTGCTCAGGTCAAAATGAACTTGGGTTTCACGGTGGTACGTGTACCTTTGGCCGGTGTGGTGATTGTGAAGGCGGCGCAGGTGGGCGAGAGCGTTTGGCCGTTATCTGCCGGCAGTGGTTTTATCCGCTCTTGCATAGGCACCATTTTGGATATGGATTTGCTAGAAATTGATGTTGACGTGAATGAGGTTTACATCTGTCATGTGAAGGTCAACATGCTTATTGAGCAGGCCTATTGAGGTGGTGTTGACGGCTTATCCTGACTGGCGCATCCCGGGGCATGTCGTTGCCATTGTGCCCACGGAGGATAAAGGAAAGGCCGCGGTGAAGGTGCGTATTGCGCTGGAGCAGAAGGATCCACGTATAACCTCCAGCATGGGGACGCGTGTTTCTTTTTTGAAAGCTAAATTTGCAGTGGCCAGTGAGGCAGTGTCGCCAAGTGGTGTGTTGTTGCCGTCATTTACAGTGGTGCAGGGTGGTCAGCACCGGGTTGTTTACCGTGTGCAGTGATGGTAGTGCCGAAGTTGGTTGGCAGTCAGATGCTGACATTGATGGGCTGTGTGTGGGTGACAGTGTCGTCAGTAGGGTGATTGTCAGGTTGCTTACGTCAAGTGGTTCAGTCATATGTGTATTGGGAATGTAAAGATGCCGGGGTGTGGGGTGTTGGTTGCTGACAGTGCAGGGAACGCTTGCTGTGGATGCTGGGGAGGGGCTGTGATGTGAATTGGATAGGCATTGTTCAGAAGACGATGGAACATCGGCTATCCTTGCGTACTGGAATTTTCAGGAGTTTCTAACCTATGCGTCCCAAGATTGTGGCTGGGAATTGGAAGTTGCATGGTAGCCACGCGTTCGCACAGGCATTGGTTGCGCAGGTCGCTGCTGGTTTGCCGCTGCCTGGAGTCAGTGTGATTATCTTGCCGCCATTGCTGTATCTGAGTGATTTGGCGCAGCGCTTCAAAGGGGAAGGTTTGGCGTTTGGTGCGCAGAACGTCAGTCACCATGATAAAGGTGCTTACACTGGGGAAGTTTCGGCGGCGATGGTGGCTGATGTCGGTGCTCATTACACTTTGGTTGGGCATTCTGAACGTCGGGAGTATCACCATGAGGACAGTGAGTTGGTGGCGCGTAAATTTGCTGCTGCTCTGAGTGCTGGGTTGCGACCAATTCTATGTGTTGGGGAGAGTTTGCCCCAGCGTGAGGCTGGACAGGCAGAGGTTGCCATTGCGATGCAGCTTGCGCCTGTGTTGGCTCTGGTTGGCCCGCAGGGTGTTGCCCGTGGCTTGATTGCCTATGAGCCGGTTTGGGCGATTGGTACTGGCCGTCATGCGGATCCGAGCCAAGTTCAAGCGATGCACGCTTTTATTCGTGGTGAAATTGCGAGGCAAGATGCTAGAATCGGCGATTCTCTGTTGATTCTATACGGAGGCGGCATCAAGCCTTGCAATGCTGCTGAGTTGTTTTCCCAGCAGGATGTCGATGGTGGGTTGATTGGTGGTGCTTCGTTGGTTGCTGATGATTTCTTGGCTATCGCTCGTGCGACGGTTTAGGGCTGATCTGCAACGTTCCTTTACTCGGAGGCTGATTCGAGATGTTGTTGCTTAATGTGATCTATGTTCTTGTTGCCATCGCTATGATTGTGTTGATTTTGATGCAGCGTGGTACGGGTGCGGCGGCAGGGTCTGGCTTTGGTGCTGGCGCATCGGGTACCGTATTCGGTTCCCGTGGTGCTTCCAATTTCCTCTCGAAATCGACGAAGTGGTTGGCTGTAGTGTTCTTTGGTATCAGTCTATTCATGGCTTGGTATGCCAGTCGCGGTCACCATTCGGTTGCGCAGCAGAATAGTTTGATGACGGAGGTGCCTGCGGCTCCTGCTGCTGGCGCTGACCAAGCGGCATCGCCAGTGCTTCAAGTTCCTGCGGTGCCAACGTCCACTAATACACCGGTTGGTGATAAGGAAAAAGCTTCCGATCACTCGCAAAAACGGTGAAGGTGGTTAGAATACGCTGCGTTTGTAAGGGTGGTCACGTAACGTAAGCCCAGGTGGCGGAATTGGTAGACGCACTACCTTGAGGTGGTAGCGACGTAAGTCGTAGGGGTTCGAGTCCCCTCTTGGGCACCATGTTTGCTTGTTTGTTTTTGCGCGTCGTGATCATCGCCAGGTAGAATCTTGTTGTATCCCCTCCCCAATGCATGCCTATGTCTTCCTATTTTATGGGGGCATCGGTTAGAAAGAGAATCGCTGTGCTGGCCGAATATTTGCCGATTCTGATTTTTCTGGTTGTGGCTACCGGTATTGGTCTTGCATTGATATTGATTGGCAGGTTCCTCGGTCCGCATCGCCCTGATTCCGAAAAGCTCTCCTCATATGAGTGTGGGTTTTCGGCTTTCGAAGACGCACGGATGAAGTTCGATGTGCGTTATTACTTGATTGCGATTCAATTCATTGTCTTCGACTTAGAAATCATCTTCATCGTGCCTTGGACTCAGGTGTTCATGGATATTGGCGCGCGTTCGCTTGTCACGATGGGGCTATTTGTCGGGATGCTGTTTCTTGGTTTTATATACGTATGGAAGAAGGGAGCGCTGGAATGGGAGTAATTCAGGCTATTGATCGTCTGATGACTAATCCGATCCCTGATGGTCAGGTGGATGACATTCTACGGCCGCAGGGGGAGAGTCCACTGTTGCAAAAGGGCTACGTGACAACCAGTGTCGATGCTTTGTTGAACTGGGCGCGTACCGGTTCGATGTGGCCAATGACCTTTGGTTTGGCCTGCTGTGCCGTTGAAATGATGCACGCTGGTGCTGCCCGCCTGGATTTGGACCGTTACGGAATAGTATTTCGTCCTTCGCCGCGTCAGTCTGACGTGATGATCGTGGCGGGTACTCTTGTTAACAAAATGGCTCCGGCGTTGCGCAAGGTCTACGATCAGATGCCTGACCCGAAGTGGGTGATCTCTATGGGTAGTTGCGCTAATGGTGGCGGTTACTATCACTATTCTTATTCAGTGGTGCGC encodes:
- a CDS encoding type I restriction-modification system subunit M N-terminal domain-containing protein; this translates as MEQMLWDAACSIRGEKDAAKFKDYLLPLLFLKRLSDVFDDKITRLAEEYGDCATALEIAESDHSLLRFYLPPQARWTVISGRKSFNWPLDEDDRPTAPRDIGEHLTKAVRAVIKQNPTLSDVIDIVDFAVERNSEGDINPAKLRGVVETFSDLRYHLGLAHVHPDFLGRAYAYLLRKFAEGSGQSAGEFFTPTKVGFLMAHILRPKSGDACHDYACDSGGLLIKLQIVCPRT
- the tpiA gene encoding triose-phosphate isomerase, which encodes MRPKIVAGNWKLHGSHAFAQALVAQVAAGLPLPGVSVIILPPLLYLSDLAQRFKGEGLAFGAQNVSHHDKGAYTGEVSAAMVADVGAHYTLVGHSERREYHHEDSELVARKFAAALSAGLRPILCVGESLPQREAGQAEVAIAMQLAPVLALVGPQGVARGLIAYEPVWAIGTGRHADPSQVQAMHAFIRGEIARQDARIGDSLLILYGGGIKPCNAAELFSQQDVDGGLIGGASLVADDFLAIARATV
- a CDS encoding helix-turn-helix domain-containing protein, whose product is MHIDPVRHHSHIASAPTHLPTPSKLAQHRDLPRNTLFDTVIKHHKLTYHIDFPAILRATRAALNLTQKQLAKRLGVCFTTVNRWESGGNTPQHAAHANHPCSSAGSGGPRDRKPPASRSRRTSDAAAHGASGDGHAHNQTDGADAVGCRLLDPRREGRS
- the secG gene encoding preprotein translocase subunit SecG; this encodes MLLLNVIYVLVAIAMIVLILMQRGTGAAAGSGFGAGASGTVFGSRGASNFLSKSTKWLAVVFFGISLFMAWYASRGHHSVAQQNSLMTEVPAAPAAGADQAASPVLQVPAVPTSTNTPVGDKEKASDHSQKR
- a CDS encoding N-6 DNA methylase, which gives rise to MRATQAGYSSNCRSSAHELDPTSRVPVKLSGQELQADNYAIAQMNAIIHDMEAELARGDTMINPKFRAANGKIPSHDIVVANPMWNQPFTADLFANDLLTASARQAASPAARETGHGCSTPWRACTTTAAQRWYLTPAR
- a CDS encoding biotin/lipoyl-binding protein, which encodes MAIVVSIAVIHLMVAVVWWRTQGVILVQRVTAISSRSSAATPLLQGTGYVIARRQATVSAQVSGVLVQLFIEEGDTVKAGQVIARFDDSALRTEFNTAVVSVEAAAA
- a CDS encoding NADH-quinone oxidoreductase subunit A; the protein is MLAEYLPILIFLVVATGIGLALILIGRFLGPHRPDSEKLSSYECGFSAFEDARMKFDVRYYLIAIQFIVFDLEIIFIVPWTQVFMDIGARSLVTMGLFVGMLFLGFIYVWKKGALEWE
- a CDS encoding NuoB/complex I 20 kDa subunit family protein — its product is MGVIQAIDRLMTNPIPDGQVDDILRPQGESPLLQKGYVTTSVDALLNWARTGSMWPMTFGLACCAVEMMHAGAARLDLDRYGIVFRPSPRQSDVMIVAGTLVNKMAPALRKVYDQMPDPKWVISMGSCANGGGYYHYSYSVVRGCDRIVPVDVYVPGCPPTAEALVYGILQLQKKIWRTKTIAG